The DNA window cctctaatatCTTCCCTCTATCTTTCCACTCTAatatcttccctcctctctctcctctagtaaCTCCCCCCTCAtatcttctccccatctctcttctctagtatctccacccccctctctctctccctcctccttcagtgTGCAGCCTAGGCCTTAGGGGGAGACCCGTCCCATCGATCATGGCCAATTACCACAGCAACCCTCTCaggacagtacagtgacagtcagacctgggttcaaatactatttgaaatcactTCAAATTCTTTATTTGAGCgttattgagcttgcctggcgcaaTGGAACCAGTACAATAGTCACACAGCTGTAAACCTAGTCCATCTAGAACCACAGGCAGGCCAAATCAACAgttaagtatttgaaagatttcaaagaatatttgaacccaggtctgctgtcTACAGATCTCCAATAACCTCTGGCCTACTATATACTACACTTTATGAGTCCTCTGAGTAGGTTGGAGAGGATGGCTGAGAGATCAGTTGGTTAGTCCCCATAGGACAGTGATATGGAGGGGGTCACCTTCTGGAAAATGACAGTGGCTGCATCTGAAatccaccctattccctgtatagcgTAGTACTTTATACCAGGGGCCAGAGGGCCAACCAACCGATCTCTCCACAATCTCACCAAGATttcaatttcaaatcaaatcaaatttgatttgtcacatgctttgtaaacaacaggtgtaggctaacagtgaaatgctgactgatgggcccttcccaaccaCGCTGAGAGAACAAAAGAAATAGACAAAAATGTAGAGAAAAAAAGCCAAACAACTCAGACGTAGCCAACCTTGTCGTGTACCAAGCTCAGTTTCCAAATGTTTTTCTCCTATTCAAAGGGAGGAATCCCCTAGCCCTCACTCTGCTGTGACAGCCATCACTATTAATCGTTGAACAAAATGAACATAAACACAAAACTCTATTTCTTAGAGTCAATGGCTCTTTACCCCCATCTAGTGTTGGTTGCATGGTTGACTTTGAAACAGTACAATATAGAATTCTAGTTAGGATATTCTGTCATTCGCACCTTTAAAGGGAAAGATTCACCCATTTTGATTGTTATATagtttttgtgcatctctgaaCAATGTTCTATCTATgctggaagttaataggaatacAGCGTTTTGATCATGAAAACCTATATCATACATgtccagggttgggtaggttactttctaaatgtaatccgttagttaCTAGTTATCTGtcaaaaattgtaatcagtaacaattttggattacccaaactcggtaacgtaatctgattacattctgtTACTTTTAgtttactttccccttaagaggcattagaagaagacaaaaatgtatgttaccaattgattTATCCTGAAATAGATGTCGTTCAACGTTAAAGTTTAcctagctggccatatatggacgttacattttactttatgggttggttatgtaggcttcttctaacccatcactttctactacatataatatgattaaattatatctttacattgaAAAccagtctatcagaattccagtcattccaataaatgttatactccttgatcttcaagaataggacttggaaatatggaaataTAGATTAGGCAAATTGTTTTAACTGAGCTACAGACTTATTAGCCAACCCtactttgtttatgattttgttgtcaaggAGGACTGATTtggctcattgattcgagttgtTGAGCTCATGGAAttgcatgctttgagcactactgaaaagtgctatttttatgtgaaaaatgaatgccatatgctgcatttgctataggcctattgtttacctttttgttggtgacactttgatatcgtgataatatgcagctgtttaaagggcaaatccacagattaAACAATAAAATGGACACCCCGCCTATTTTGgttgagggatgggcctggagaaatgtaaccactgtcagattaatagacagagctatggatgcaaggactgaccatccatgatataacaATGGTTTTAACCATAttatgaggttatatacagtgttCATAAACATTGGAATAAAACAAGCTAATATTTTGGGTtctaaactcatgaggcatttataaatgatactcttttttttttaagtcaatgGATAGATAATTCTAATTTAtaaatccaaaaatggatgtgGCCATTACAGactgcccctttaagtctatcaaaggTGTACAAGTTCAAGCATGTGTCCATCAGGAAAattgatatttttttaaattatcagCATGAATTACATTAAGCAATAAAAGCcacacttttattccataggcttggatccgcactatgcagttgttgcaagagcacatttttcattggctgtccactggtttcaaaaacaatgattgataggcaacTTCAATttattgaattcaaccattattgggttaaaATATTTATATTAGTGAACAGCCACACAACCCGTAAGGCGCAAATCGCTAAATGAGAGTAGCAGTGTGATTCGCATCAATGTGCTACGTAgctatcaataataagtgatatccgtatcgccgtagactacaccactgcagtcatccttacctccaagcgtttattcaagttggttgccgacagcagtcgcacaaTTGGAAgacagcttggactgtagcctacaaaagccaaTTCCTTTCTTTCCccacgatccatcaaacacatttggtgtcaaGAAACAAACTTAAAGTGAAACTTTTTTTCGATGCTGATTTGAACGTCATTGACATAAAcagaagtgtcaaagatttttCGCAAATATCCTTTcggaatttaaaagtaatccttgaagtaaacatctagtttttcaaaagtacataatctgattacaatatttttgctggtaatgtgACGGATTACAGGTAGTTTGTGTAGTCCCTtacatgtaactgattacattacATATACGCCATTACTCCCCAAAACtgtacatgtcagatttcaatattGGCCGATGTCATAACGTGGGAGGTTGCGATATTCCTACACCaagaaatgtgtaatttaacagagggtctctcctatttgtctgcctctttaGTCCAGGGTGTCGTTGCGAATGTCACACTGCGAGCCCCTGGTGAGATTAAGAATCCTACATTGATAGTTGGTTTAGGCGattttacagctagctagctacttcacatgctAATATTAACTTTGGTATTATTGTATGTAGCTACGTTTACTAGCTTGCTACCTAGCTCGCCAGCCAGCCCATAGAGCGTTGCATGTTTTGTAGTtgacttgagctgcaacagatttccacatGTTGCTACCAACATTGTAAAGACAAAATAAATActtgttcacaaaaaaaaaacattctaacagtgttatttaacactgtaaatAAAAGGAATAGTGGTTTTGGGTGGTTTTTTCCTTTAAAGCTGTATGGCAACGTAATAATTGCTGTGTAAATGCTATAAGCTTGATACTTGGTCTGGAGGACAAATTGAATTGTGGAATAACACATTGACAAGAACTGTATAGAGACACTTTTAATTGTTGAACCGCAGAATATGAAGGTATATTGCCTTTAATTCCAGTAAATAGATAATGTATTACTTCAGATGTGCATTTTTTGATGGAGAACCAACGAACCACAGTAGTCTGCTGCCCTCTTGTGGACAAAACCCACAATTTCACTTTCAAAAAACACCACCATACTCAGGAAATGGTGTTTATTCATAAGATACCATTTTAAAATGACATGAATTGGATGACTCTTTGATAAAACACTCCTTTGACTCCcaaaggtaggtgtgtgtgtgggcgagTTTGTTTTGCATAGACCTGTGCACACAGGTGGTTGAAGATTTCACTTTAGGACCAATGGTCTAATATGTAAACCCAGGGCACCAGGCAATGCAAAACAAACTCACCCTGTGTGTGCACGCATACGTATGACTCTGGTGGTCCACCCAGGTTGGGTCTCTAAGCCATCAGCCCAAGGGGGGCCAGTAGGGTAGGGCTACGTTCCAAATACCCACACTAACATCACTTAGAACGGAGCAATGTACCATGGAATGCTAGTGTGGGTACTGGAACAGCCATACAGGTGTCAGGGCTTGAGGAGGATGGATATGGAGGTCTCTGATGGCGGGAGGGTTTGGTCCTTTAGTCGTCCAGGAAGAAGTAGTTCCCACTCTTCTTCTGTTCACAATCCTAGATATACAACATATAGATTGGGTTACAGAGGAGCCACAATCCTAGATATACAACATGTGAGAGCAAATTAAATAAaatggagtgatgctgaatgaAATGACTGAAAGTCAATAAGTTTACTAAAAGCACAAAAGGAATGTAAACAAAAATGTAGGTTTGAAACACTCAGTATTTccctgtactagaggtcgaccgattatgatttttcaacaccgataccgattggAGGACAAAAGAaggcgataccgattaatcggacgatttttaaaatgtatttgtaatgacaattacaacaatactgaatgaacacttattttaacttaatataacacatcaataaaatcaatttagcctcaaataaataatgaaacatgttcaatttggtttaaataatgcaaaaacaaagtgttggagaagaaagtaaaagtgcaatatgtgccatttaagaaagctaacgtttaagtaccttgctcagaacatgagaacatatgaaagctggtggttccttttaacacgagtcttcaatattcccaagtaagaagttttaggttgtagttatcataggaattataggactatttatctctataccatttgtatttcatatacctttggatGTTTTTAtagtcactttagtattgccagtgtaacagtatagcttccgtacctctcctcgctcctacctgggctcgaaccaggaacacaacagccaccctcgaagcagcgttaaccatgcagagcaaggggaacaactactccaagtctcagagcgagtgacgtttgaaacgctattagcgagcACCCCGCTaaccatttcacatcacatcgttacaccagcctaatctcgggagttaatAGGCTTGAAGCCATAAACAGCAGAGCTACTGGCAAAaagcacaaaagtgctgtttgaatgaatgcttatgagcctgcaggtggctaccatcgctcagtcagactgctttatcaaatcatagacttaattataacataataacacacagaaatatgagccttaggtcattaatatggaagAATCCGGAAAtcatcatctcgaaaacaagacgtatattctttcagtgaaatacagaaccgttacgtattttatctaacgggtggcatccataagtctaaatattgatgttacgttgcacaaccttcaatgttatgtcataattaagtaaaattctggcaaattaattcgcaacaagccaggcggtccaaactgttgcatatactctgactctgcgtgcaatgaacacgagaagtgacacaatttcacctggttaatattgcctgctaacctggatttctttagctaaatatgcaggtttaaaaatatatacttctgtgtattgattttaagaaaggcattggtgtttatggttaggtacacggcgcaacgacagtcctttttcgcgaatgccgCACTGCATCgatttatatgcaacgcaggacacgctagataaactagtaatattgattatgattgattaagtttaatgctagctagcaacttactttggcttcttactgcattcgcgtaacagacaggctcctcgtgaggcaggtggttagagcgttggactagttaaccgtaaggttgcaagactgaatccctgagctgacaaggtacaaatgttgttctgccactgaacaaggcagttaacccaccgttcctaggccgtcattgaaaataagaatttgttcttaactgacttgcttagttaaataaagattaaaaaggtgtaaatcggcatccaaaattaccgatttccgattgttatgtacttgaaatcagccctaattaaatcgACCATTCCGAttaaaatcggtcgacctctaccctgTACCTTTATGGAATTCATCTTGTTGATCCTTGGTCGGAAGTTGTTGGGGTCTCTCCTGAACGTTATCTCCAGCTGTGATAGGAACTTGTTCATCCCTGCGAGTAAGGTCTGTGGCCTGAGAGGTCAAAAGATGACGGGCCCGTGTTACAGAGTTGCTTAAGAGCTAAACATCTGTCTTGTCATGAAAATACCACTTTGTCAGACTGGAACATCAATTTCAGTCAGTATTTGACAGTTTGCTTACAAATGAACCAATAAGCAGTTTGAAAGAGGAAGAAAACAATAGCCACCACAGATAAGAACATCAGATATTAATAGCCACCACAGATAAGAACATCAGATATTAAAAGCCACCACAGATAAGAACATCAGATATTAAAAGCCACCACAGATAAGAACATCAGATATTAAAAGCCACCACAGATAAGAACATCAGATATTAAAAGCCACCACAGATAAGAACAGCCGACGTCATGCTGCTGGGTAAATCAGTGGATGAGACTCATGCCAAATTAATGTGGAGGGTTAACGTACGTGTTGGCAGCGGTGCTTCGCGAGGGAATACCGTCAAACACAATGACGCGGTCAGCCAGGTAGGTGGCCATGATGAAGTCGTGCTCCACCACAAACGCAGTCTTCTTAGCGTGGAGGATGAATCTACAAACAATGAATGTATCAAAATCAATGGCGTCCATTAAGGTTTGGGAGGTTGTAGGGTTTCTGTATTTCCTGTCAAACAACATATTCAGGGTTTGTGAATGGTACTGCTGTGAGCAATGTACAGCACGAGGTGGATCGCTTTGCTGGAGGTAGAAGTTCACACaaccctaaccacagatctaggatcagagtgtgtgtgtttaccttttGATGACCTTGGCACACACGAGACGCTGCTCAGAGTCCAGGTAGGCAGAGGGCTCGTCTATCAGGTAGACATCAGCTGGTTTCCCCAGACACAGGGCCATGGCCACCCTCTGCAACTCTCCTCCAGACAGGTTCTGGACCTACAGAGACAAGCAGGGGGGGTGTTCATTAGACACCAAACGGAggaaaacggactgaaacagggagtaCCTGGacatgtccaataagaaatgcttgcTTTCATTCTCTGGTCCAGTGTGTATGGTatgtatggggcggcagggtagcctagtggttagagcattggactagtaaacgaaaggctgcaagttcgaatccccaagctgacaaggtacaaatctgtcgttctgcccctgtacaAGGCAtttgttcctaggtcgtcattgaaggAAAGTAGGAAAGTGATTTGCATTAGACATGTTTTATTCTGTTCTTAATGGACAAGTTAAGGAAGTAGTTGCTCATCGTTGCAAAACATTCAATGagaactgaacacaacccagaaaGCACAACTTACGTCCTGGTCGATGATGCTCTCAATCTGCATAGGCTTCATGACGTCAGTCACAAACTGGGGGTGAGTGTAGGCGTCTCGGATCTTCTCATGGAGCAGAGCCCGCACACTACCCTACAGACAGAGGACATGAGGAAGTTAGTCAGGGGCTGAGGGGCACACTACCCTACATGAGATGAGGGGCAGGTGTCTGTTAGAGGTGTGTAGTTGTCAAGGCAGTGACTGGTTGGTACCTACTTTGAATTTGGGGCTGATCTTTTGGGGTTTGTAGCTGACGTTCAGGATAGGCACTTCCCCTTTGGAAGTAATAGAAAATGTTTAGGAAAAATGGACagagagtgtacaaaacaataagAACACCTACCTAATAGTGTTGCACCACCCCCTTTAGCCATCAAAACAGTcccacttcaatattttgtctccattcaccctctgaaaggcacacacacaaaatccatgtctcaattgtcttaaggcttaaaaaatccttctttaacctgcctcctccccttcatctacactgattgaagtggatttaacaagtgacatcaataagggatcatagctttcacctggattctttgtcttggaaagagcaggtgttcctaatgttttgtacactcagtgtatattagaGTACATGGTTCCAGCAATTAGACGATGTGAAGAGGAATTCAAATTTGTCAAATGTTATTTACCCCCTTCATCTGGTTTCAGACGGCCAGCCAGCATTCTGATGAACGTGGTTTTGCCCGTCCCTGAAAGAGAGGATTTAGAAATAACACTCATTATTTGGAACTTGGTtgataaagacacacacactcttcccccACCTCCTCACCATTCTCTCCCAGCATGACCATGATCTCAGAGTCagtgaactctccttccaggaTCTCCAGGGCAAAGTCCCCCATGTTCTTCTTCATGTGGGGGTACTGGTAGTGGCACATCCTCTTGATCTCCTCCTCGTTGGCCGTCTCCGCCACCTAGTGTTGTATTACTACATTATTATGAACTGGacggttcgagccctgaatgctgtttGGCTGAAataccagtttataatagcaacaaggcacctctggggttcgTGGCACTgcgttgcgttgtgcataagaacagccctttgctgtggtatattggccatatgccacaTATCATCAGGCTTAATTGTATCACATTACCTTGAACACAAGCGATATCTCCCTGAAGCGCAGATTCTCCGTGGGCACATAGCCGTCCAGGAAGATGTTGATGCCTGGAGAAAGGAGCGGAGGCGGCCTGGGGTTAGAGGTGAAGTGGTCAAGTGAACAGGACAGGTGTGCATTGGGAAGATATCCATTGGTTGTGGTGATATGCTCCACTGACAGATTGTGAAAAGCTGTGTTACCATTTGGAGGGTAAGTGACAGAGGGGTGGTCTATGGGGTGCTGCGCTAGGCTACGGCCTTAAGGCTTTGAAATGTCTGTACCAGTTGGCTCTGCAGCAGACCCATTAGAGTTAGTCCCTAGTGGGGTCAGAGTGGGGGTTTACTGTAGCAGAGATCAAGTTGAGACAGATCTTCATTTGTCTTCACAGACTAGACTGTAGCCTGCCATGTACTGAGGATATACTTTATCCATTGATATCAAtgcaaataataataatgaagtaCACATACGAATAGCCAGGGCGTCATTGTGAATGAAGtaagagggtggtagaggtagtttCACCGTCCCTGACTCCAAAGGCCATAGTGACCGCTCCATAAGCGCTGGACACTCCTTACAGACCGCGTGGTGTTTATGGTGTAATATGAAGTATTTAGGGTCCTACCTTCTCTAACTCCAAAGGGCATAGTGACCACTCCATAGGCGCTGGGCACTCCGTACAGACAGCAGATGAAGTCAGACAGGTAGTCCAGCACACTCAGGTCGTGTTCCACCACTATGATGTATCTGGGAGAGTGGACAAAATAAGAGTCAAGAGTCTACAAGACAAGAAAAAGCTGATGGAAGAACAGTGGATAATGTTCAAGTAGGCATAAAACCAAAAGTAAACCAAGTGAAATAGGGCGGAACAACCAGGTTGGTGTTTACTAGGAATAAAGCAGAAAAAACTGCCAGGGCAGtactacctgaatttgtccaatgagAAACTATGTTTTTTctttttccgttgcaaaacgctTTGCTACTGTATGcccttttgaacaggacccaggtCTCTAGTGAGAGCATCATGTAATGTAACAGACCTGTCTGGGGAGATGAGGGAGCGGATGGTGACGGCAGCTCTTAGACGTTGCTTAACATCCAGGTAACTGGACGGCTCATCAAACATGAAGCTGGAAGGAACCACATAAAGAGAGCCGCATTAAGAACCACAACATAGTCTTGGACGGCTTCCGCTGAAGCTGGTGCTGTTGACTTACATGTCTGCTCTCTGGATGCAGACCACAGCGATGGCAAAGCGCTGCAGCTCTCCTCCTGATAGGTCCTCCACATTCCTCTCCCTGAGATGAGTCAGATCTGGGACAGGAGAGAGATTATTTAATCTGCTGGCCAAATTGTATATTTTACTGACAACTTGACTGTAGAAGTGGGTCAAaagtagaggtcaaccgattaatcagaatggccgattaattggggccgatttcaagctttcataacaatcggtaaggtacattgcactccacgaggagactgcatggcaggccgactacctgttatgtgagtgcagcaaggagccacggtaaggtgctagctagcattaaacttagcttataaaaaaaacaatcaatcttaacataatcactagttaactacacaaggttgatgatattactggtttatctagcatgtcctgcgttgcatataatcgatgcggtgcctgttgattcaatgataaattacagcctactttgccaaatgggtgatttaacaagcgcattcgcggaAAAAAGCactgtgtacctaaccataaacaccaatgccttttttaaaatcaatacacaagtatatatatatatttttaaacctgcatatttagttaacattgcctgctaacatgattttattttaactagggaaattgtgtcacttctcctgcgttctgtgcaagcaaaGTCAGGGTATACGCAGCAGTTTGGGCCGACTagctcgttgcaaactgtgtgaagaccatttcttcctaacaaagaccgtaattaatttgccagaattgtacataattatgacataacttTGAAGGTTGTGTaacgtaacagcaatatttagagacttagggatgccacccgttagataaaatacataacggttctgtatttcactaaaagaataaacgttttgtttttgaaatgatcgtttctggatttgaccatattcataacctaaggctcgtatttctgtgtgttattatattataattaagtctatgatttgatagagcagtctgagcggtggtaggcagcaacaggcttgtaagcattcattcaaacaggaCTTTCCTGCATTTTCCAGCAGCTCTTCAAGCATTGTgccgtttatgacttcaagcctattaactcccaagattaggctggcaatactaaagtacctattagaacatccaatagtcaaaggtatattaaatacaaatggtatagagaaatagtcctataataactacaacctctCTTACCTGGGGATATTGAAGACTCAGGTTAAAAGGAACTTGAACGTtaacttttttacatggcacatattgcacttttactttcttctccaacactttgtttttgcaggTTTCATTacttatttgagactaaattgattttattgatctattatattaagttaaaatagtgtttattcagtattgttgtaattgtcattattacaaatatacatCTAAAAAAATAATTTGGCCGATTAATCAggatcagctttttttggtcctccaataattggtatcggcattgaaaattcataatcggtcgacctctagtcaaaAGGAACATTtttcaaaacataaatggaaagaGTTAGGATTACACACAAATTATAGACAAGGTGAGAAACCAATCTAAACGTACCGAGCTGCTCACAGACGATGGTCTCAGTCTTGGAGTCGTCTTTCCTGCTCAGAATGGAGCCCACAGTCCCCTAGGGGCAGAACACAGCACTACTGTTAGCCCGTCAGACAACAATTCTGTACAGATCTGTGTATCTGGAACGCACCAATTCTATCCCCGCATTAATTTCTACAGGCCTAAACCCACACCCACAGGCTTGACTGACCTTGACAGTCTTGGGGATCTGGTCGACGTACTGGGGCTTGACGATGGCTTTCAGGTCATCCTCCAGGATCTTGGTAAAGTAGTTCTGGAGCTCAGAGCCACGGAAGTAGGTCAGGATCTCCTGCCAGTCTGGTGGAGCCTGGTGGAGGAACGGGAGAGAATTGAGCTTTTGAAACTAGGGATAGAGTGATGGTAACACAGCACAGTGTTTAAGTAACTAGTTGCATTTCTGTAATTTAGCTGACATTGTAAGGTCATTCAGCTGACACTAAAGACATTCTGCGGACATTATAATTATGCAGAGGGACTTAAGTGACCCTTTAAACATTGTAAAGCTAGATAATAATGTATTAGACAT is part of the Oncorhynchus clarkii lewisi isolate Uvic-CL-2024 chromosome 10, UVic_Ocla_1.0, whole genome shotgun sequence genome and encodes:
- the LOC139419024 gene encoding ATP-binding cassette sub-family E member 1, yielding MSEKNTRIAIVNHDKCKPKKCRQECKKSCPVVRMGKLCIEVTAQSKIVWISESLCIGCGICIKKCPFGALSIVNLPSNLEKETTHRYCANSFKLHRLPIPRPGEVLGLVGTNGIGKSTALKILAGKQKPNLGKYDAPPDWQEILTYFRGSELQNYFTKILEDDLKAIVKPQYVDQIPKTVKGTVGSILSRKDDSKTETIVCEQLDLTHLRERNVEDLSGGELQRFAIAVVCIQRADIFMFDEPSSYLDVKQRLRAAVTIRSLISPDRYIIVVEHDLSVLDYLSDFICCLYGVPSAYGVVTMPFGVREGINIFLDGYVPTENLRFREISLVFKVAETANEEEIKRMCHYQYPHMKKNMGDFALEILEGEFTDSEIMVMLGENGTGKTTFIRMLAGRLKPDEGGEVPILNVSYKPQKISPKFKGSVRALLHEKIRDAYTHPQFVTDVMKPMQIESIIDQDVQNLSGGELQRVAMALCLGKPADVYLIDEPSAYLDSEQRLVCAKVIKRFILHAKKTAFVVEHDFIMATYLADRVIVFDGIPSRSTAANTPQTLLAGMNKFLSQLEITFRRDPNNFRPRINKMNSIKDCEQKKSGNYFFLDD